A stretch of the Cheilinus undulatus linkage group 11, ASM1832078v1, whole genome shotgun sequence genome encodes the following:
- the LOC121518103 gene encoding rho-related GTP-binding protein RhoA-C-like — translation MAAIRKKLVIVGDGACGKTCLLIVFSKDQFPEVYVPTVFENYVADIEVDGKQVELALWDTAGQEDYDRLRPLSYPDTDVILMCFSVDSPDSLENIPEKWTPEVKHFCPNVPIILVGNKKDLRNDEHTRRELAKMKQEPVKYEDGKEMSNRITACGYQECSAKTKDGVREVFEMATRAALQAKKRNRKTTCLLL, via the exons ATGGCTGCTATCAGAAAGAAGCTGGTGATCGTTGGAGATGGTGCTTGTGGGAAAACTTGTCTGCTCATTGTCTTTAGTAAGGATCAGTTCCCAGAGGTCTACGTCCCCACTGTGTTTGAGAACTATGTGGCTGACATCGAGGTGGATGGAAAACAG GTAGAGCTAGCACTTTGGGATACTGCAGGTCAAGAAGACTATGACAGACTGCGGCCTCTCTCCTACCCTGACACTGATGTTATTCTTATGTGCTTTTCTGTAGACAGCCCTGACAGTTTAG AAAATATTCCTGAAAAGTGGACACCTGAAGTTAAACACTTCTGTCCGAATGTTCCCATCATCCTCGTGGGCAATAAGAAGGATTTACGCAATGACGAGCACACCAGACGAGAGCTTGCCAAAATGAAACag GAGCCAGTTAAATATGAGGATGGCAAAGAAATGTCAAACCGCATCACTGCCTGTGGATACCAAGAGTGTTCTGCCAAAACCAAAGACGGTGTGAGGGAGGTCTTTGAGATGGCAACTAGAGCAGCACTGCAGGCCAAGAAACGTAACAGGAAGACTACCTGCCTTCTGTTATAG